From Oryzias melastigma strain HK-1 linkage group LG17, ASM292280v2, whole genome shotgun sequence:
GAGAAATtataataatgatgataataataataattgttattattattataataatgatgataataataatgatatgaATAATAACAATTAATAATCACAcatgataataaataataataacatagaTTCGTTCCTGTGAGCCGCATCGTTTCTGCTCGCATAAAAACACGAATAGAACCGGGAGGAAAGTGGGAGTGAACCCGCCGTTATCCGTCAGCCCGTAAACAGAGAGTCGGTCCGATCCGGTCCGGTACTGACTCGTCTGTATCTGTGTCCATTTTTCCCCCATTCATCAAAATGCGCTTTGTACAGGTTGAAGGCCTCGTGCGCGCGCGCGTAAAATCCCTTTCGATTCAAACTGCAGCTTTGCGCGTTCAGGCCGTGAAAGGACAAACGTTTGGCCGGGTCGGTGTGAGGGCGCGTTTCTCTAACAACCCTTTCGGGAGCGCAGGAAAACGCGCTTCGACGAGGAAAGAAACGCGCCTCATATTTTACCTGTTAGTCTGTCTTTGGCAaacctcctgctgctctccaTCCACGGGAAGGTGAAGTTTGCCCCGTTTCCCATCCCCATCCCGGCCACCGAAGGGATGCTGGAGCCGATTCCCGCTGGATGAGTCGGAGGAGGCGGGTGAGGAGCCGCAGCGGCGGGCGCTGGAGGAGGCGGCATGGGTCTGTGCGCGGGAACCCGGATCACCCCACCGGCACCCCCGGAGTTGACGTTGACGTTCATGTTCATACTGACGTTCATGTTCATGTTGACATTATAGGAGCCGGCCAGCCCGGCGGCCGCCATGGAGCAGGCCGGGTTGTAGACACTGTTGTAGCTGTTACTGTAGACATTTGAGGCCAGAGCGTAATCCGGGTCCGGGGTCCGGTTGGGAAGCATGCACCCGCTGGACTGGTCCGAGTTGTTGAGGATCTGGTCGATGCCGAAACTTATGGGTTCATGCTGCTGCTGGTGCGTCTGGTTCACCTCCTCGATCCCAGTATGCTCCATGCTTCTGCGTTTGCTGCTGTTCTGCTGGATGTTCTGCTAGAGTCTGCGTATAGTGGATCACGGAAAAGAAATGCTTGCTTGGATGCTGCAGAACCGGACTGGTATATCACCTTCAGGCATTGACAATATCTACTCCAAGGAAACCAATAACGTGTCCAACGCTTTCCAAAAGCGTGGCATTATTTTGGTCTAGAATCGAGTATTTCCTAAAATGTGAGCCTATTGGATGGACCCTGACAACAAGTCAGTCTGACCATCTTTAATAGTT
This genomic window contains:
- the tlx2 gene encoding T-cell leukemia homeobox protein 2 isoform X2, whose protein sequence is MEHTGIEEVNQTHQQQHEPISFGIDQILNNSDQSSGCMLPNRTPDPDYALASNVYSNSYNSVYNPACSMAAAGLAGSYNVNMNMNVSMNMNVNVNSGGAGGVIRVPAHRPMPPPPAPAAAAPHPPPPTHPAGIGSSIPSVAGMGMGNGANFTFPWMESSRRFAKDRLTAALSPFSVTRRIGHPYQNRTPPKRKKPRTSFSRVQICELEKRFHRQKYLASAERATLAKALKMTDAQVKTWFQNRRTKWRRQTAEEREAERQQANRLMLQLQQEAFQKTLSQPLQPDPLCLHNSSLYALQNLQPWAEDNKVTSVTSMASVV